GCGGTGCGTGCCTTGCGCTCCAGAGCCTCGCGGAACTTGCGCTTGCCGTCGTTCTCGGCGGCGTTGTTTTCCGGCGTATCAGTCATGCGTTACCTCCTGAGCAATTCCAGAGCTGCTTTAGTCTGACACCCGAGCGGATGTGCGGCGAACCTCTTTTCCCGCTGGGGGAAAGAATTGCGCCACCCGCCCGGGTCTTGCTCCGGCCCTTTCGGCCGGCGCCCCGTCCGCCTCCGGGGAAACCGGCCTCCGGGCCGATTTCCCCGGCGAATACGGGGAGTCATCGGGGCGCTCAGGCCACGTAGTCCGCGAGCTCCGCGGCCAGGGCGGCGTCCACGTTGGCGCGCAGGTGGGTGCCGGTCTCGCCGTGGCTCTCGGCGAGGATCTCGCCGTCCGCGTGGATCCGTGCGACCAGGTGGCCCTCGGTGTACGGGATGACCACCTCCACCTGCGTCTCGGGGCGGGGCAGTTCCGCCTCGATGCGGGCCAGCAGCGCGGGGATGCCCTCCCCGGTGCGGGCGGAGACGGCCACCGCCCCCGGCTCGGCCGCCAGCAGCCGCTCCAGGGCCTCGGGGCTCGCGGCGTCGGTCTTGTTGACCACGATGACCTCGGGCACGCCCGCGCCGCCGACCTCGCCGACGACGGCGCGCACGGCCTCGATCTGGGACTCGGGATCCGGGTGGGAGCCGTCCACGACGTGCAGGATGAGGTCCGCCTCGGCGACCTCCTCCAGGGTGGAGCGGAACGCGTCGACGAGCTGGTGCGGCAGGTGCCGCACGAAGCCGACCGTGTCGGCGAGGGTGTAGGCCCGTCCGGCCGGGGTCTCGCAGCGGCGCACCGTGGGGTCCAGCGTGGCGAACAGGGCGTTCTGTACGTGTACTTCGGCCCCGGTGAGGCGGTTGAGCAGCGAGGACTTGCCCGCGTTGGTGTAGCCGGCGATGGCCACCGACGGGACCTTGTTGCGGCGGCGCTCCTGGCGCTTGAGGTCGCGGGCGGTCTTCATCTCGTCGATCTCGCGCCGCATCCTGGCCATCTTGTCGCGCAGCCGGCGCCGGTCCGTCTCGATCTTGGTCTCGCCGGGGCCGCGGGTGGCCATGCCGCCACCGCCCGCTCCGCCGCCGCCCATCTGCCGGGACAGCGAGGCGCCCCAGCCGCGCAGCCGCGGCAGCATGTACTGCATCTGCGCGAGCGCGACCTGGGCCTTGCCCTCGCGGGAGGTGGCGCGCTGGGCGAAGATGTCGAGGATCAGGGCGGTCCGGTCCACGACCTTGACCTTGACGAACTCCTCCAGCCGCACGAGCTGGGCCGGGCTCAGCTCGCCGTCGCACACGACCGTGTCGGCGCCGCTCTCGGCGACGATGTCGCGCAGCTCCTTCGCCTTGCCCGAGCCGATGTACGTCGCCGGGTCGGGCTTGTCGCGGCGCTGGATCACACCGTCGAGCACCAGGGCCCCGGCGGTCTCGGCGAGTGCGGCGAGCTCGGCCAGCGAGCTCTCGGCCTCCGCGACCGTGCCGGAGGTCCACACGCCGACCAGCACCACCCGCTCCAGGCGGACCTGGCGCTGCTCGACCTCGACGACGTCCCGCAGTTCCGTGGACAGGGCGGCGACGTGGCGCAGCCCGGTGTCCTCACCGGCGTTGATCGCGGCGGCGGTCCCGATCGGGTTCCCGGTGGTCCTGGGCTGCTCTGTTGCGGTCATGCGCTTCCTCTCAGAGGGGGGTGGGTGGTGGGTCACTGGGTGAGGCGGCCGGTGAGGCGGATGTCCGCCGAGGAGGAGCCGACGGAGACCGCGCGGGGGCCGGGCGCGTTCTGCCAGGCGTGCCGCTGGGTGTTCCAGTACTGGAGCTGGCGCGCGTCGACGGGGACGGTGACGCGCTTCTCCTCGCCGGGTTCCAGGGCGACCTTCGTGTAGCCGGCCAGTTTCTTGACGGCCTGTGGGGCGGTGACGAGGCCGCTGGGGCCGAGGTAGACCTGGACGGCTTCCTTGCCGGCGACGGGGCCGCTGTTGCGCACGCTCACGCGGACGGCGGCGCCGGTGGCGGTGCGTTCCACGGCGAGGTCGCGGTAGTCGAAGGTGGTGTAGGACAGGCCGTGGCCGAAGGGGA
The sequence above is a segment of the Streptomyces sp. NBC_00539 genome. Coding sequences within it:
- the hflX gene encoding GTPase HflX, coding for MTATEQPRTTGNPIGTAAAINAGEDTGLRHVAALSTELRDVVEVEQRQVRLERVVLVGVWTSGTVAEAESSLAELAALAETAGALVLDGVIQRRDKPDPATYIGSGKAKELRDIVAESGADTVVCDGELSPAQLVRLEEFVKVKVVDRTALILDIFAQRATSREGKAQVALAQMQYMLPRLRGWGASLSRQMGGGGAGGGGMATRGPGETKIETDRRRLRDKMARMRREIDEMKTARDLKRQERRRNKVPSVAIAGYTNAGKSSLLNRLTGAEVHVQNALFATLDPTVRRCETPAGRAYTLADTVGFVRHLPHQLVDAFRSTLEEVAEADLILHVVDGSHPDPESQIEAVRAVVGEVGGAGVPEVIVVNKTDAASPEALERLLAAEPGAVAVSARTGEGIPALLARIEAELPRPETQVEVVIPYTEGHLVARIHADGEILAESHGETGTHLRANVDAALAAELADYVA